In the Leptospira limi genome, one interval contains:
- a CDS encoding ATP-binding protein, whose amino-acid sequence MKSLFYFLDQKRFILPHFHVGPKRAEVGSLLYEWNGTREIQVEVGIRRGFPHFQILGNVTQETKEARDRIRLAIEASSFEFPIETIIINVKPTHIQKKKISLDLAVAVGILQATGQIPIANPDILYLGNLGLDGSLVGGKELLPFLWQREKEENKILCVPTNLRLFPLPEGEYYFLSHLQELRSIGQQTPEKRNQSLETNETLLWEEVHLNPYQMKVFQGLLYGILGNHHSVLLGSPGIGKTMLHRLLEPLLPPRLPSLSKNTGSWTTKGDFEIPTNKPPFRSPHHSATEVGLIGGGLPYHPGEITKAEGGILFLDEALEFKDRILESLRMPLEDSYLEITRMNEVTKIKTDFTLLLSSNPCPCGNYQSQNHCHCSLQKIRLYLQKISGAFIDRITIFQTLFETSDERNIRLEEIRLKQIVKERLIFRREKTIPSEEPLSILKLLELGKDTKHLSLRKKKQIVSLARTIADWNLSPRTKEVHIQEALDYTLGYQWIYSLG is encoded by the coding sequence ATGAAAAGTCTTTTTTATTTTTTGGACCAAAAGCGATTCATTCTACCTCATTTTCATGTGGGCCCCAAACGAGCAGAAGTTGGAAGTTTGTTATACGAATGGAATGGAACAAGAGAGATCCAAGTAGAAGTTGGGATTAGGAGGGGTTTCCCCCATTTTCAAATCTTGGGCAATGTCACACAAGAGACAAAGGAGGCCAGAGACCGCATCCGTTTGGCTATAGAAGCCTCTTCCTTTGAATTTCCTATCGAAACTATCATCATCAATGTGAAACCCACTCACATCCAAAAGAAGAAGATCTCCCTAGATTTGGCAGTGGCGGTTGGAATCTTACAAGCAACAGGGCAAATCCCGATTGCAAATCCAGATATCCTCTATTTGGGAAACTTGGGCCTCGATGGTAGCCTTGTGGGTGGGAAAGAACTCCTACCTTTTCTTTGGCAAAGGGAAAAAGAAGAGAATAAAATCCTCTGTGTTCCGACGAACTTACGACTATTTCCTTTACCTGAAGGTGAGTATTATTTCCTTTCCCATTTACAGGAATTAAGATCAATAGGGCAACAAACACCCGAAAAACGAAACCAATCTTTGGAAACAAATGAAACTCTACTTTGGGAGGAAGTTCACTTAAATCCTTATCAGATGAAAGTGTTCCAGGGATTGTTATATGGCATACTAGGTAACCACCATAGCGTTTTACTCGGAAGTCCTGGTATTGGCAAAACCATGTTACACAGGTTACTCGAACCTCTTCTGCCTCCACGTTTACCATCTCTTTCCAAGAACACAGGAAGTTGGACAACAAAAGGTGACTTTGAGATCCCCACTAACAAACCTCCCTTTCGTTCGCCCCATCATTCTGCCACTGAAGTGGGTTTGATTGGTGGTGGCCTTCCTTACCATCCTGGCGAAATTACAAAAGCAGAAGGAGGGATTTTGTTTCTAGATGAAGCACTCGAATTTAAGGATCGAATCTTAGAAAGTTTACGGATGCCATTGGAAGATTCATATTTAGAAATTACTAGGATGAATGAAGTGACAAAAATCAAAACAGATTTCACTCTCCTACTCTCTTCGAATCCATGTCCTTGTGGAAATTACCAAAGCCAAAACCACTGCCATTGTTCCTTACAAAAAATTCGTTTGTACCTTCAAAAAATTAGTGGAGCATTTATCGATCGTATCACCATATTCCAAACACTCTTTGAAACATCAGATGAACGTAATATACGATTGGAAGAAATTCGATTAAAACAAATCGTAAAAGAAAGACTTATTTTTCGAAGGGAAAAAACAATTCCTTCCGAAGAACCTCTCTCTATATTGAAATTATTGGAATTGGGTAAAGATACAAAACATTTATCCTTACGAAAGAAAAAACAAATTGTTTCTCTCGCAAGGACGATTGCAGATTGGAACCTCTCCCCTAGAACAAAGGAAGTACATATTCAAGAGGCTTTGGATTATACTTTGGGATACCAGTGGATTTATAGCCTAGGTTGA
- a CDS encoding type II secretion system-associated lipoprotein, translated as MVCSIIRVFPLVLVLVFSQCSQRLIKKEKLREINEFYDGKTYALRDEIKFSQTEVWKKGTLVKIYIESTPSLLKLKVYPIQESRESSVGKLADYIINDDVKKREYDLADVEEWVNQKFTLVEQNAKKTKK; from the coding sequence TTGGTTTGTAGTATCATTCGTGTATTTCCCCTCGTTCTTGTCCTTGTGTTCAGCCAGTGTTCACAACGACTAATCAAAAAAGAAAAGTTAAGGGAGATCAATGAATTCTATGATGGAAAAACATACGCACTGCGTGATGAGATCAAATTTTCCCAAACAGAAGTTTGGAAAAAAGGAACCCTCGTTAAGATCTACATCGAATCAACTCCCTCTCTTTTAAAACTGAAGGTCTACCCAATCCAAGAGTCACGTGAGTCTTCGGTGGGAAAACTAGCAGATTATATCATCAATGATGATGTAAAAAAAAGAGAGTATGACTTGGCGGACGTGGAAGAGTGGGTGAACCAAAAATTCACACTCGTAGAACAAAACGCCAAAAAAACAAAGAAATAA
- a CDS encoding LysM peptidoglycan-binding domain-containing M23 family metallopeptidase, whose product MKFLRLASFVLFLVVGTGLSANPFQKIHQEINESLPSGDGTVFRLFSNQSQESEVHKLFTVGVNQTSEEEEVELASLDLPKYIDVSPVVSNTVVHESGIVVKKYTVQKKDNLSKIARSFSIDVAKLKKANSLTSDQLKVGQVLEVPVQVKNASSSRVVLKKIFILPVPQSRVTSRFGRRVDPFNKYNRVYHSGLDLAAKVGAPVLSAADGEVVFTGRNGGYGNSVTIQHKNGYKTVYAHCSQILVEVGETVKMGRVVALVGRTGTATGAHLHFEVFRNGKIMNPESALGMTEKHVTKLPKSEVAGM is encoded by the coding sequence GTGAAGTTTCTTCGGTTGGCATCATTCGTTTTGTTTTTGGTAGTGGGGACTGGTCTTTCTGCCAATCCATTCCAAAAAATCCACCAAGAAATCAATGAAAGCCTCCCGTCTGGGGATGGAACGGTATTTCGACTTTTTAGTAACCAATCCCAAGAATCCGAAGTTCACAAATTATTCACAGTCGGTGTGAACCAAACATCGGAAGAAGAAGAAGTGGAACTAGCTTCTCTTGACCTTCCGAAATACATTGATGTTTCCCCTGTTGTCAGTAACACGGTGGTTCATGAATCTGGGATTGTTGTGAAAAAATACACAGTCCAAAAAAAGGACAATCTCTCAAAAATTGCGCGTTCCTTTTCCATCGATGTCGCGAAGCTGAAAAAAGCAAATTCCCTTACTAGTGACCAACTAAAAGTAGGGCAAGTACTAGAAGTGCCTGTCCAAGTCAAAAATGCTTCTTCTTCCAGAGTTGTTTTAAAAAAGATTTTCATTTTACCTGTGCCGCAAAGCCGAGTTACATCTCGTTTTGGGCGTCGTGTGGATCCGTTTAACAAATACAACCGTGTGTACCACTCAGGTCTTGACCTAGCTGCGAAAGTGGGGGCACCTGTCCTTTCTGCTGCCGATGGTGAAGTTGTATTTACGGGCCGAAACGGTGGGTATGGAAATTCCGTTACCATCCAACACAAAAATGGGTATAAAACAGTTTACGCCCATTGTTCTCAGATTTTAGTTGAGGTTGGGGAAACGGTGAAGATGGGCCGAGTGGTAGCACTTGTCGGAAGGACAGGAACTGCAACTGGTGCACATTTGCATTTTGAAGTGTTCCGAAACGGGAAAATTATGAATCCTGAATCAGCTCTTGGCATGACCGAAAAACATGTTACAAAACTTCCCAAATCTGAAGTAGCCGGAATGTAA